ACGTATGCAGGTCGGGTCACGCCGGTGCATCCTCAACCCCGTCAGCGGAACGGGGGATCACGCCGAGTACGTCACGCGACTTCTCCGCGGTCGGGGGTTCGCGGTCGATCACACCGAGGGCGCGGGCGACGCCCGTCGACTGGCCCGCGAGGCCGGCGAAGCGGCGGTCTCGGAACTCGCCGTCTGTGGCGGCGACGGGACGATAAACGAGGTCCTCCGGGGGCTGGACGCCGCCGACCACCTCACCGACGTGACGCTCTCGGTGATCCCGACCGGGACGGCCAACATTCTCGGGCGGACCGTCGGAATCGAGGGGATCGAAGACGCCGTCGAGATCGCGGACACGGGCGAGGTCGCGACCGTCGACGTGGGGATGGCCGGCGACGAACCCTTCGTCGTCTCCTGTATCGCCGGCTTTCCCGCCGAGGCCAGCGTCGCCACCTCCAGCGAACTGAAGGGACGGTTCGGGACGCTCGCGTTCCTGCTCACCGGCGTCCAGCAGGCTCGGGAGTTCGACGGACTGGACGTGCGTCTCGAAACCGAGGCCGAGACCTGGGACGGCGAGGCGATCTGTCTGCTGGTGGGGAACGCGCGCCGCTTCGTCGAGGAGGGCGGACAGGCCGACATGGCCGACGGGCTGTTCGACGTGGCGGTGGTCGAGAACATGCCGGCGGGCGACCTGGTCACCGAGGCGATTCGCCACCGCGTGCTCGGCCAGGGCACCGAGGGCGTCACCCACATCCAGGCCGGGCGGATCACCGTCACGGGCCACGACGGCCCGATCACCTTCAGCCGGGACGGCGAGGTGAGCGAGCACGAGCGAGTGACGATGGCGATCCGCCCCCAGACACTGAATCTCCGGGTCGGCCCCGATTACGACCCCTCGCCGGAGTGACCCTACGGATCACTTCGGACCGCCCGTGGGTCGATCGGACCGGTCCGTGGCACCGCCCGTGATGGCCTCGCCGGCCGGTTCACCCTCGCTCGCGAACGACGGTGTCCCGTCGGCCGTCGCGTCGCTCTCGTCGTCCGCTCTGACCTCTTTCAGCAGTTCCTCGGCGATCTCGTCGCGCAGGACGAATCCGGGTGCTATTCCGTGACACATACGAACGCACACGACCTGGACTTGCTTAAATCTCGCTCCCGGTTCAGGCGGGCGCGGTACTGGCGGTGTGACGCAGGATGTCGGTCGTCGTGAGGATGCCGACCACGTCGCCGTCGACGACCGGAATGTGGTTGAAGCCGCTGTCCAGCAGGTAGGTCGCGGCCTCGGACACCGTCGCGTCCGGCCCGATCGTCTCGACGGTCGTCGTCATCCGCTCCTCGACGGTGGTCTCGGACGGATCCACGTCGTCGGCCGCCAGCTGGACGAAGTCCGTCGACGTGAGGATACCCACTGGTTCGCAGTCCGCGTCGATGACCGCGACGGACTTGATCGCCGTGTCGCGCATCGCCCACGCGGCGTCCGACAGCGTCTCGTCGGGCGCGACGGTGAGCACTGGTGTCGTCATGATCTCCTCGACTGCGGTCTCGGTCATACGAACGTGTCAGTCCCCACCGACAAAGGCACTCGTGTCGCGGTAAGTGTTGACACTCGGCATGGGAACGGACGAAAACGATCGGTTCCGAGTCAGTAGTAAAAGATCGCCGCAGTGAGCGTGATCGCGGTCACGATGTAGGTGACCGGACCCCAGTCGATGGCGGTCAGATCCGCGGCGTACACCAGGCTGCCGACGGTCGGGAACAGGCCGCCGAACAGGAACAGCTGGGTCTGGCGGAGTTTCCGGCCCGAGACCGACGGCCAGTAGGCGGCGAACAGTCCCACGGCGGCGAAGGACACGCCCAGCGAGTACAGCGCGTGGACGTAGTACCACGGTCCGTAGGTGATCGAGAGCCGGTCGATACCGCCCTGCGTGACCATCTCGGCCTCGACCCGGACGAGGTCGTGCAGGCCGAAGAAGTCCGTCCACACGAGGACGATCGTGAGCGTGGGAATCGCCGCCAGCAGGGCGACGTTGCGCCGCGTCAGCAACTCCTCGCGGTCAGTGTACTGGAATGCAAAGAGCAGGAACGCGAGCGACGCGAATGCGGGTCCGATGAACCGGACGCTGTTCCACAGCAACGCCTGATCGAGGGTCGTACTCGCCAGCTGGAGCGCGTAACTGACCGACCACACCACGATCGGTGTGAACAACGCGAGCATGAGATAGGCCCCTTTCTGCTGTCGTTTCATGAGGGTGAGCACGAGCAACGCGCCGACGATCACGGCCGCGAGCGCCAGCGGGATCGTGTACGGTGTCGCCTGAAACGCCATTGTATCCTGTCCCGATATGTTGGTGTAATAAAATACCTCGGTGGATATCACGAACTGATCCGGCGTACTCGTGGGTTCGGGTCGGGTATGCGGCCGGAAGGCGTCGACGAACCGGTTTGCTCGCTCGGCCGCCTGTTCACTCCACCCAGACGTCACCGAAGGTGTCGAAAAAGTCCGCGCCGGTGTCGACTGCGACGTGGCGCGCCCCCATCCAGTCCCCGACCGCCTCGATATCGTCGAGGTGGGACTGGAGGCGGTCGTGGTACCGGCGTTCGACGGTCGCGCCGAAGTAGGTCCGCAGTCTCGTGTCGGCCTCCGGATCGCGGAAGATCGTGTCACCACGGGCCGGTGGGTCTCGCTCCTCGGGCGCGAGGACGTGCGCGAGCGTGCAGTCGTTGCGCTGGAGGGCGGCCAGGCCCGCCTCGATCTCGGCGGGGTCGCCGAGGAAGTCACTCGCCACGAGGACGAGCGACTTCGAGTCGATGGTCGCGGCGTAGTCCGCACAGGCCGTCCGGAAGTCCGTCTCCCCCGACGGCTCGGTCCCGTTCAACTGTTCGATCAACCGCAGGACCTCGCCCTGCGTCGAACGGTTGCGGTCGATCCGCTCGAAGGTCTCGCCGAGCAGTGAGAATCGAAAGTCGTTCCCCTCGGCGGCGGCGAGCGCGGCGAAGCCCAGGCCCAGTTTGGCCGCGTACTCGAACTTGTGGGGGGTCGCCGACTCGTCCCTGTGGCCCCCGAAGTCCATCGACTCGCTGGCGTCCACGAGGACGTGGACGGTGAGGTTGCGCTCGGCCTCGTACTGTTTGACGTACAGCTCCTCTGTGCGGGCGTACACCCGCCAGTCGACCAGCCTGGTGTCGTCGCCGGGCGTGTACTTCCGGTGGTCGCTGAAGGTCAGCCCCTCCCCGACCTCCGTCGAGCGCTGCTCGCCCTGCTGGACGGCGTCGACCCGGCGCTGGACGGAGGGGTCGAACCGCGCCAGTTCGTCGAGGAAGGTCGGTTCGATCACAGCAGGTCCCCGATCACGTCGTCGGCCGTCACGCCGTCCCGTTCGGCCCGGAAGTCCACGATGACCCGGTGTCGCAGTACCGGGCGCGCCATCGCCTCCACGTCCTCGCCGGTCACGTGTGCGCGTCCAGCCATGAACGCGCGGGCCTTCGCCAGCACGACCAGTCCCATGCTCGCCCGCGGGCTCGCCCCGTACTCCAGCCGGTCGGCCGAGCGGGTCGCTCGCACCAGTTCGACGGCCCGATCACGCAGGTCCTCGGCGATGGGAACCTGCCGGACGAGTTCCTGGCTACGAAGGAGGTCCCCGGTCGTCAGCTGCTGTTCGACCGGGATGTCGGCGTCGACGCGGCCGGTGTACCGGTCGACGATCTCCCGCTCGGCGTCGTCGTCCGGGTAATCGACGAGCACCTTCGCCAGGAAGCGGTCCTTCTGGGCCTCCGGGAGCGGGTAGGTCCCGTCTTGCTCGACGGGGTTCTGTGTCGCCAGCACGAAGAACGGGTCCGGGAGCTTCCGGGTCTCGCCGCCGGCGGTGACCTGTCGCTCCTGCATCGCCTCAAGCAGCGCGGCCTGGGTCTTGGGCGTCGCACGGTTGATCTCGTCGGCCAGCACGACGTTGGCGAAGATCGGCCCGGGTTCGAAGACGAACTCCCGGCCGTCGCGGGTCTCCCGGATGATCTCGGTGCCCGTGATGTCGCTCGGCATCAGGTCCGGCGTGTTCTGGACCCGCGAGAACGAGCAGTCGGTGACCTCGGCGATGGTCCGAACGAGCATCGTCTTGCCCAGCCCGGGCGTGCTCTCCAGGAGTGCGTTCCCGTCGGCGAGCAGGCAGGCGAGCACCTGATCAAGCACTGCCTCCTGGCCGACGAGGCGCTTTCGCACCTCCGAGCGGACCGCGGCGAGTCGATCTTGAATTCTATCCACCTCGTCGTCGTCGAGTGTGTCGTCAGTCATCGGTATCACGCTGAACGCGCAGGTTGTACTCCCGGACCAGA
This Halorientalis sp. IM1011 DNA region includes the following protein-coding sequences:
- a CDS encoding diacylglycerol kinase family protein, whose product is MQVGSRRCILNPVSGTGDHAEYVTRLLRGRGFAVDHTEGAGDARRLAREAGEAAVSELAVCGGDGTINEVLRGLDAADHLTDVTLSVIPTGTANILGRTVGIEGIEDAVEIADTGEVATVDVGMAGDEPFVVSCIAGFPAEASVATSSELKGRFGTLAFLLTGVQQAREFDGLDVRLETEAETWDGEAICLLVGNARRFVEEGGQADMADGLFDVAVVENMPAGDLVTEAIRHRVLGQGTEGVTHIQAGRITVTGHDGPITFSRDGEVSEHERVTMAIRPQTLNLRVGPDYDPSPE
- a CDS encoding cyclic nucleotide-binding/CBS domain-containing protein, with the protein product MTETAVEEIMTTPVLTVAPDETLSDAAWAMRDTAIKSVAVIDADCEPVGILTSTDFVQLAADDVDPSETTVEERMTTTVETIGPDATVSEAATYLLDSGFNHIPVVDGDVVGILTTTDILRHTASTAPA
- a CDS encoding histidine kinase N-terminal 7TM domain-containing protein, yielding MAFQATPYTIPLALAAVIVGALLVLTLMKRQQKGAYLMLALFTPIVVWSVSYALQLASTTLDQALLWNSVRFIGPAFASLAFLLFAFQYTDREELLTRRNVALLAAIPTLTIVLVWTDFFGLHDLVRVEAEMVTQGGIDRLSITYGPWYYVHALYSLGVSFAAVGLFAAYWPSVSGRKLRQTQLFLFGGLFPTVGSLVYAADLTAIDWGPVTYIVTAITLTAAIFYY
- a CDS encoding DUF58 domain-containing protein, encoding MIEPTFLDELARFDPSVQRRVDAVQQGEQRSTEVGEGLTFSDHRKYTPGDDTRLVDWRVYARTEELYVKQYEAERNLTVHVLVDASESMDFGGHRDESATPHKFEYAAKLGLGFAALAAAEGNDFRFSLLGETFERIDRNRSTQGEVLRLIEQLNGTEPSGETDFRTACADYAATIDSKSLVLVASDFLGDPAEIEAGLAALQRNDCTLAHVLAPEERDPPARGDTIFRDPEADTRLRTYFGATVERRYHDRLQSHLDDIEAVGDWMGARHVAVDTGADFFDTFGDVWVE
- a CDS encoding MoxR family ATPase; this encodes MTDDTLDDDEVDRIQDRLAAVRSEVRKRLVGQEAVLDQVLACLLADGNALLESTPGLGKTMLVRTIAEVTDCSFSRVQNTPDLMPSDITGTEIIRETRDGREFVFEPGPIFANVVLADEINRATPKTQAALLEAMQERQVTAGGETRKLPDPFFVLATQNPVEQDGTYPLPEAQKDRFLAKVLVDYPDDDAEREIVDRYTGRVDADIPVEQQLTTGDLLRSQELVRQVPIAEDLRDRAVELVRATRSADRLEYGASPRASMGLVVLAKARAFMAGRAHVTGEDVEAMARPVLRHRVIVDFRAERDGVTADDVIGDLL